Within Fusarium keratoplasticum isolate Fu6.1 chromosome 8, whole genome shotgun sequence, the genomic segment aggagatgattAAGcgcaacaagatcaagcgaGCCCTTGCCGAGCAGGAGATTCTGGCAACAAGCAACCATCCGTTCATTGTCACATTATACCACTCTTTCCAGTCGGAAGATTACCTCTACCTCTGCATGGAATACTGCAGTGGTGGCGAGTTCTTCCGCGCTCTCCAAACACGCCCAGGAAAATGCATCCCCGAAGAAGACGCTCGCTTCTACGCCGCAGAAGTAACAGCAGCTTTGGAGTATTTGCATCTCATGGGTTTCATTTACCGTGACTTGAAGCCAGAGAGTATGTACACTCCAACACCATGCTGACAAATACACGACTGACTGTCGGAACAGATATCCTGCTTCACCAATCGGGTCACATTATGCTCTCGGACTTTGACTTGTCCAAGCAGTCAGACCCTGGTGGCAAGCCGACCATGATTGTCGGTAAGAATGGTGCTCGAACGGACGCTTTGCCAACCATCGATACGCGATCATGTATTGCCAACTTCCGAACCAACTCGTTTGTTGGCACCGAAGAGTATATCGCACCCGAGGTGATCAAGGGAAGCGGACACACAAGTGCCGTTGATTGGTGGACATTGGGTATTCTCATATATGAGATGCTCTACGGAACTACGCCGTTCAAGGGAAAGAACCGCAATGCCACCTTTGCCAACATTTTGCGAGAGGATATCCCCTTCCCAGACCACACGGGCTCGGCCCAGGTCTCCAAGTAGGTTCCCTCGCTAACATGATGCGGATAACGACTAACCAAAGACTGTAGCCTTTGCAAGTCACTAATACGCAAGCTACTTATCAAAGACGAGAACCGGCGACTGGGAGCCCGAGCTGGCGCTTCGGATATCAAGGCGCATCCATTCTTCCGGACGACGCAGTGGGCGCTGATCCGCCACATGAAGCCACCCATCGTTCCCCACGCTGGCCGAGGAATCGATACCGTCAACTTCCGTAACGTGAAAGAGAGCGAGAGTGTCGACCTGTCTGGATCCAGGGCGATGAAGGGGGTGCCGCTGGATAGCGGACTGGCGACACCTGGCGGTGACATTGCCGACCCCTTCCTCGAGTTCAACAGCGTCACCTTGCACCACGATGGTGACGACGACCATCGCTAGATCGACCAGCGAACAAACTCACCGAACAAGTTTTGATATGAAGAGCTGGAGGGGTTGATGGCGAGTTACCTTGAGCTACTGGCTGGCTATTTCACCACATGTATACGCACGGGACCACGGATTGAAATTCTTGCACTGGGACGCCTATTACGCATTTGCACCATGATTCGACTCGATGCCACTCCTTTAGACGAAAGTTTGCCAGCGGGCAGAAGAAAGGCCAAGAGAAGACAGACAgcggaggagaaggaggaggatgagaccAGTTGAGCGGTTGATATATGTCGGCTGACAGCGATtcaagaaagaaagaaagcaAGAAAGAAAGTAGGAAAGGAAATGCTCGGCATTCCACATTTATTTGTCGTCAAAATTGGCGTCTTCTGGTCTGGCGTTTGGGGAAGAGCGGGAAAGAAAGCAATGATATGTTTG encodes:
- a CDS encoding Protein kinase domain-containing protein translates to MPSSKNSNGTGGQVSHRLRNFFRMNTGGSTGSGSSDKEKDKTPAATTPDAASGSKSRHTKFFSNTVGRLRAHTVASEGNQLDEAMSPTAHANPYFAHQGQPGLRHHNADSVPPSPPDTPTLKVEGPDGTNVDQATSETKEELARRLRRVASAPNAQGLFSKGASNGERPATAELGKDPLLANASSGSLGLMETTKAQEAEAKAKAAEEDVLAALPAPNTAMAFRRTYSSNSIKVRNVEVSPSSFDKIKLIGKGDVGKVYLVREKKSSRLYAMKILSKKEMIKRNKIKRALAEQEILATSNHPFIVTLYHSFQSEDYLYLCMEYCSGGEFFRALQTRPGKCIPEEDARFYAAEVTAALEYLHLMGFIYRDLKPENILLHQSGHIMLSDFDLSKQSDPGGKPTMIVGKNGARTDALPTIDTRSCIANFRTNSFVGTEEYIAPEVIKGSGHTSAVDWWTLGILIYEMLYGTTPFKGKNRNATFANILREDIPFPDHTGSAQVSNLCKSLIRKLLIKDENRRLGARAGASDIKAHPFFRTTQWALIRHMKPPIVPHAGRGIDTVNFRNVKESESVDLSGSRAMKGVPLDSGLATPGGDIADPFLEFNSVTLHHDGDDDHR